One stretch of Streptomyces agglomeratus DNA includes these proteins:
- a CDS encoding DUF3068 domain-containing protein encodes MRRKASLVLLAFAVFFAALSPLLRWYAFPRLAKIPAGQYQEMVLEAKPATLLEYGSMKAKKVEKVTIVQTLKGNVEESEKIERSAGRDVVVWDSLSYVQGPDGKMVSAIPERYIFDAHTQAPVHATGEMVDGDRVRREGIEFKWPFLTEKRDYAYFDAQTRTSAPIHYKGERTFRGMDVYYFEQTIPWTKVRYPKKMPMPGIDATKLEEQTGTTRWYTTKRMFWVDPVTGAPVNGEEIHREELRGGSLLGGRDKVTAFAGHVKMREDYIDSTVELVSANRVAVLMLTSYLPWGFLFLGAALLALALYLEARGRGPRDPAGGEALRPEPVGV; translated from the coding sequence GTGCGCCGCAAAGCCAGCCTCGTCCTGCTCGCCTTCGCGGTCTTCTTCGCCGCCCTGTCCCCGCTGCTGCGCTGGTACGCCTTCCCCCGCCTCGCCAAGATCCCGGCCGGTCAGTACCAGGAGATGGTGCTGGAGGCGAAGCCCGCGACGCTCCTCGAGTACGGCTCCATGAAGGCGAAGAAGGTCGAGAAGGTCACCATCGTCCAGACCCTCAAGGGCAACGTCGAGGAATCCGAGAAGATCGAGCGGAGCGCCGGGCGCGACGTGGTCGTCTGGGACTCGCTCTCGTACGTCCAGGGCCCCGACGGCAAAATGGTCTCGGCCATACCCGAGCGCTACATCTTCGACGCGCACACCCAGGCCCCCGTGCACGCCACCGGAGAGATGGTCGACGGGGACCGGGTCAGGCGTGAGGGCATCGAGTTCAAGTGGCCCTTCCTCACCGAGAAGCGCGACTACGCGTACTTCGACGCCCAGACCCGCACTTCCGCGCCGATCCACTACAAGGGCGAACGGACGTTCCGCGGAATGGACGTCTACTACTTCGAGCAGACCATCCCCTGGACCAAGGTCAGGTACCCGAAGAAGATGCCGATGCCGGGGATCGACGCGACGAAGCTGGAGGAACAGACCGGTACGACGCGCTGGTACACGACGAAGCGGATGTTCTGGGTCGACCCCGTTACGGGCGCTCCCGTGAACGGCGAGGAGATCCACCGGGAAGAGCTGCGCGGCGGCAGCCTGCTGGGCGGCCGTGACAAGGTCACCGCTTTCGCCGGTCACGTGAAGATGCGCGAGGACTACATCGATTCCACCGTGGAGCTGGTCAGCGCGAACCGCGTCGCGGTGCTCATGCTCACGTCGTACCTCCCGTGGGGCTTCCTGTTCCTCGGAGCGGCCCTGTTGGCGCTCGCCCTCTACCTGGAGGCGCGCGGTCGCGGGCCGAGGGACCCGGCTGGCGGAGAAGCCCTCCGGCCCGAGCCGGTCGGCGTCTGA
- the hrpB gene encoding ATP-dependent helicase HrpB — MIRTDALGQLPVRTAVPALERALDAHGTAVLCAPPGTGKTTLVPLVLAGLLDTGRPVRRVVVAEPRRIAARAAARRMAWLLGESTGGRVGFTVRGERVVGRDTVVEVVTTGVLLQRLQRDQELGGVDVVVLDECHERHLDADTVAAFLLDVRATLRPELRLLAASATTDAQGWARLLGGAPVVEAEGVSYPVEAVWAPPARPVRPPHGMRVDPALLTHVAAVVRRALAEREGDVLCFLPGVGEIARVAGQLSGVGAEVLQVHGRAPAAVQDAVLAGSAGTRRVVLATSVAESSLTVPGVRVVVDAGLAREPRTDHARGLSALTTVRASQAASRQRAGRAGREAPGTVYRCWDQADDVRLPRFPSPEIKVADLTAFALQAACWGDPDASGLALLDPPPGGAMAAARTVLAAIGAVDDAGRATNRGVRMARLGLHPRLARALVDGAREVGVRRAAEVVALLSEEPPREYGDDLAGAWRAARRGNDGYGARWRQEARRLASAAGGPVTEPRGGRTAVRAAGTAHEAAVHAPVAHAGTAAVRSEGPAANGAGGGEAGAAGGDDAVAGLVAALAFPERVARARGEGAFLMASGTGAELGDGSRLRSAPWLAVAVADRPVHAASARVRLAAVIDEDTAKLAAEHLLVSCEEVRWEDGDVVARHVRRLGAVELTVRALKKPDMERVREALLDGLRREGLGLLRWTRDAQALRERLAFLHRVLGAPWPDVSDAALTERANEWLEPELSRARRRADLGRIEAGQALNRLLPWATGDAARLDELAPERIAVPSGSRVRVEYGGEQPVLAVKLQEMFGLAETPRVAGVPVLVHLLSPAGRPAAVTADLASFWRDGYRAVRTELRGRYPKHPWPEDPAAAVPTKYTKARLGRG; from the coding sequence GTGATCCGCACCGACGCCCTCGGGCAGCTTCCCGTACGCACCGCAGTGCCCGCCCTGGAACGTGCCCTGGACGCGCACGGGACAGCGGTGCTGTGCGCGCCGCCGGGGACGGGCAAGACGACGCTCGTTCCGCTGGTGCTGGCCGGGCTGCTCGACACGGGGCGGCCCGTACGGAGGGTCGTCGTGGCGGAGCCGCGCCGGATCGCCGCCCGCGCCGCCGCACGGCGCATGGCGTGGCTCCTGGGCGAGAGCACCGGGGGGCGCGTGGGCTTCACCGTGCGCGGGGAGCGCGTGGTGGGGCGCGACACGGTGGTGGAGGTCGTGACCACCGGTGTGCTCCTCCAGCGCCTCCAGCGGGACCAGGAGCTCGGCGGGGTCGATGTGGTCGTCCTGGACGAGTGTCATGAGCGGCATCTGGACGCGGACACCGTCGCCGCCTTCCTCCTCGACGTACGGGCCACCCTGCGCCCGGAGCTGCGGCTCCTCGCCGCGTCGGCCACGACGGACGCGCAGGGCTGGGCGCGGCTGCTGGGCGGTGCGCCCGTGGTGGAGGCCGAGGGTGTCTCATACCCCGTCGAGGCCGTCTGGGCGCCGCCGGCCCGTCCGGTGCGGCCACCGCACGGCATGCGGGTCGATCCGGCGCTGCTGACGCATGTGGCGGCGGTGGTGCGCAGAGCTCTCGCCGAGCGGGAGGGAGATGTGCTGTGCTTCCTGCCCGGCGTGGGCGAGATCGCTCGGGTGGCGGGACAGCTGTCGGGGGTGGGCGCCGAGGTGCTCCAGGTGCACGGCCGGGCACCGGCCGCCGTGCAGGACGCGGTACTGGCCGGCTCCGCCGGCACGCGCAGGGTCGTGCTGGCGACCTCGGTGGCCGAGTCGAGTCTGACCGTGCCTGGTGTACGGGTCGTGGTGGACGCCGGGCTGGCGCGTGAGCCCCGTACGGACCACGCGCGGGGACTGAGCGCGCTCACGACCGTGCGGGCCTCGCAGGCGGCTTCACGGCAGCGCGCGGGGCGGGCCGGCCGGGAGGCTCCCGGCACCGTGTACCGGTGCTGGGACCAGGCCGACGACGTACGGCTGCCGCGTTTCCCCTCACCCGAGATCAAGGTCGCGGACCTGACGGCGTTCGCCCTCCAGGCGGCGTGCTGGGGCGACCCCGACGCGAGCGGTCTGGCGCTGCTGGATCCGCCGCCCGGCGGCGCGATGGCGGCGGCCCGTACGGTCCTGGCCGCGATCGGGGCCGTCGACGATGCGGGCCGGGCCACCAACAGGGGCGTACGGATGGCCCGGCTCGGCCTGCATCCCCGGCTCGCGCGGGCGCTTGTGGACGGCGCGCGGGAGGTCGGCGTACGGCGTGCGGCGGAGGTCGTCGCGCTGCTCAGCGAGGAACCCCCGAGGGAGTACGGCGACGACCTGGCCGGGGCCTGGCGGGCGGCCCGGCGCGGGAACGACGGGTACGGGGCCCGCTGGCGCCAGGAGGCGAGGCGGCTGGCTTCGGCTGCGGGCGGCCCGGTCACGGAGCCGCGGGGCGGCCGGACCGCCGTCCGCGCCGCCGGGACCGCCCACGAGGCAGCCGTGCACGCGCCGGTCGCACACGCGGGTACCGCCGCGGTCAGGAGCGAGGGACCGGCCGCGAACGGCGCCGGCGGCGGTGAAGCCGGTGCGGCAGGCGGCGACGACGCCGTCGCCGGCCTCGTGGCCGCCCTGGCGTTTCCCGAGCGGGTCGCCAGGGCGCGGGGCGAAGGGGCCTTCCTCATGGCGTCCGGGACCGGGGCCGAGCTCGGCGACGGGTCGCGGCTGCGCAGTGCGCCGTGGCTGGCGGTCGCCGTCGCCGACCGCCCCGTGCACGCCGCCTCCGCGCGGGTGCGCCTCGCGGCCGTCATCGACGAGGACACCGCGAAGCTGGCCGCCGAGCACCTGCTGGTGTCCTGCGAGGAGGTGCGCTGGGAGGACGGGGACGTCGTGGCGCGGCACGTGCGGCGCCTCGGTGCGGTGGAGCTGACCGTACGGGCGCTCAAGAAGCCGGACATGGAACGTGTACGGGAAGCGCTGCTCGACGGACTGCGGCGCGAGGGTCTCGGGCTGCTGCGCTGGACGCGCGACGCCCAGGCCCTGCGGGAGCGCCTCGCGTTCCTGCACAGGGTGCTCGGTGCGCCGTGGCCGGACGTGTCCGACGCGGCGCTGACGGAGCGCGCCAACGAGTGGCTGGAGCCGGAGCTGTCCCGGGCGCGCCGCAGGGCCGACCTCGGCCGGATCGAGGCGGGCCAGGCGCTGAACCGGCTGCTGCCGTGGGCGACCGGCGACGCCGCGCGCCTGGACGAGCTGGCTCCGGAGCGGATCGCGGTGCCGAGCGGGTCGCGTGTGCGGGTGGAGTACGGCGGGGAGCAGCCCGTACTGGCGGTGAAGCTCCAGGAGATGTTCGGGCTGGCCGAGACGCCGCGCGTGGCCGGAGTGCCGGTGCTGGTGCACCTGCTGTCCCCGGCGGGGCGTCCCGCGGCGGTCACCGCCGATCTGGCGTCCTTCTGGCGGGACGGGTACCGCGCGGTGCGGACGGAGCTGCGGGGCCGCTATCCGAAGCACCCGTGGCCGGAGGACCCGGCGGCAGCCGTCCCGACGAAGTACACCAAGGCGCGTCTCGGACGCGGCTGA
- a CDS encoding SPW_0924 family protein, which produces MRALVAAVVGLAAALALVLTVTAVGSPPGETSPKPLLTTVPGPKK; this is translated from the coding sequence ATGCGTGCTCTCGTCGCCGCCGTTGTCGGGCTGGCCGCCGCCCTCGCGCTCGTCCTCACGGTCACGGCCGTCGGCAGCCCGCCGGGGGAGACGTCGCCCAAGCCCCTGCTGACGACCGTTCCCGGGCCGAAGAAGTAG